From one Paenibacillus terrae HPL-003 genomic stretch:
- a CDS encoding MFS transporter: MSSSMRVHYFILIAVIIVAGLCQGLLLPILSISLEQMGVSSSLNGMNAAALYIGSFAMTLVAERTLGWLGFKKLMAGGLVLVLFTLLLFPLIPDIRVWFVLRLLVGIGDSALHYSAQLWILLVTPAENRGRNISFYGMSYGLGFALGPLGLWLLDYGMLVPFAALALLCLLVLLLVLMKLPDSRPEKLDTEARPAQRFRRSYSWAWYALLPAFLYGYMEASLNSNFPVYGLRIGFHTDEIAALLPFVSLGGLVLQLPLGIWSDRWGRKKVLISVGIAGGLIFMLMPWSGNHFMLTLALLAVAGGLVGSFFSLGLAYAADLLPKSLLAAANVLASFHFNLGSVIGPNISGALLDYGTQGSMFLVLGGSYVVFGLLGLFFRKRISTA; the protein is encoded by the coding sequence ATGTCGTCGTCAATGCGGGTGCATTATTTTATCTTAATTGCAGTTATTATTGTGGCTGGATTGTGTCAAGGGCTGCTGTTACCGATTTTGTCCATCTCTTTGGAACAGATGGGTGTTTCTTCTTCCCTGAACGGAATGAATGCCGCTGCTTTGTATATTGGTTCATTTGCTATGACGCTGGTGGCTGAACGGACATTGGGATGGTTGGGCTTCAAAAAGCTGATGGCCGGAGGACTTGTGCTTGTGCTCTTTACGCTACTACTGTTCCCGCTAATTCCAGATATCCGAGTGTGGTTCGTATTGCGACTGCTGGTCGGAATCGGGGACAGTGCATTGCATTATTCTGCTCAGTTGTGGATACTGCTAGTGACTCCGGCAGAAAATCGTGGGCGTAACATTTCTTTTTACGGCATGTCCTACGGGTTGGGGTTTGCACTGGGTCCGCTTGGATTGTGGTTGCTTGATTATGGAATGCTGGTTCCGTTTGCAGCGCTGGCTTTGTTGTGCTTGCTCGTTCTGTTGCTGGTGCTCATGAAGCTGCCGGATTCCAGACCGGAAAAGCTGGATACAGAGGCGCGCCCAGCACAAAGATTTCGGCGCAGCTATAGCTGGGCATGGTACGCGCTGCTGCCTGCATTTTTGTACGGTTATATGGAAGCCAGCCTGAACAGCAACTTTCCAGTATATGGCCTGCGCATTGGCTTTCATACGGATGAGATTGCCGCGCTACTCCCCTTTGTCAGCTTGGGCGGATTAGTTCTCCAACTGCCGCTAGGTATATGGAGTGATCGTTGGGGCCGTAAAAAGGTGCTTATAAGCGTAGGCATAGCGGGTGGATTGATCTTTATGTTGATGCCGTGGAGCGGCAACCATTTTATGCTGACACTGGCATTGTTGGCGGTGGCAGGTGGTTTGGTCGGCTCCTTTTTCTCCTTGGGGCTGGCTTATGCGGCCGATCTGCTGCCCAAATCATTATTGGCCGCCGCTAATGTGCTGGCATCCTTTCATTTTAATCTGGGAAGTGTGATCGGACCTAACATTAGCGGGGCGCTGCTGGACTATGGAACCCAAGGCAGCATGTTTCTGGTTCTCGGGGGCAGCTATGTCGTTTTCGGGTTGTTGGGATTGTTCTTCCGAAAAAGAATATCGACGGCATAA
- a CDS encoding response regulator transcription factor → MSKVLIMEDEESIRSFIVINLKRNGFEVLEAADGHEALNILNTVRDIDIALLDVMVPGMDGFEVCRRIRETNERIGIIFLTAKVQEQDKVYALSVGADDHVSKPFSPTELIARIQSLLRRVNVHRETAAKVSFQSGPFTLDLIAKQFKKNGQLIELTPTEFSLIQFFLEKENTPLSRDVLLDHVWGKEYMGDPKIVDVNIRRLRQKIENNPSEPAFLQTVWGHGYKWKGQAQ, encoded by the coding sequence GTGAGTAAAGTTTTAATCATGGAAGACGAGGAATCCATTCGCAGCTTTATCGTCATAAACTTGAAACGAAACGGTTTCGAGGTGTTGGAGGCAGCGGATGGGCATGAGGCTCTTAATATTTTGAACACGGTGCGGGATATTGATATCGCGTTGCTCGACGTAATGGTGCCCGGTATGGACGGTTTCGAGGTTTGTCGAAGAATTCGGGAAACGAATGAGCGAATTGGTATTATCTTTCTCACGGCGAAGGTACAGGAGCAGGATAAGGTGTATGCCTTGTCTGTAGGGGCTGATGATCATGTGAGCAAGCCCTTCAGCCCGACGGAGCTCATTGCCCGCATTCAGTCTCTGCTGCGTAGGGTGAATGTACACCGCGAGACGGCGGCTAAAGTATCCTTCCAGTCTGGTCCGTTTACGCTGGATCTCATTGCCAAGCAATTTAAGAAAAACGGGCAGTTGATTGAGCTGACGCCAACTGAGTTTTCCCTGATTCAATTTTTTCTGGAAAAAGAAAATACACCGCTCAGTCGGGATGTTTTGCTTGACCACGTGTGGGGCAAGGAATATATGGGCGATCCCAAAATCGTGGATGTGAACATCCGGCGGTTGCGGCAAAAAATTGAAAACAATCCTTCTGAACCCGCCTTTTTGCAAACGGTATGGGGGCATGGGTATAAATGGAAAGGTCAGGCTCAATGA
- a CDS encoding SDR family oxidoreductase: MDGSDRMLQFASSSFDASVWEMFTILLGGGTLYLVSRDIINNLNEFARFMSENQITIALLPPTYLAGIEPDRLPTLKKLVTGGSAITKELVTRWKDRVEYMNAYGPSESSVIATTWTYREEDMGYPSVPIGKPIANTRIYIMDTHQKLLPLGAAGEMCIAGDGLARGYLHRPELTAEKFVVNPYEAGEKLYRTGDLVRWLPDGTIEFLGRIDDQVKIRGFRIELGEIEAQLQKHPLVREVAVIAREDKQGEKYLAAYFTAEGEPGADELREQLMQELPDYMVPSSFMQLDDMPMTPSGKIDRKALPEPEWQGSDHTVSSPRNDVDLKIQKVWQEILGMESIGIDEHFFRLGGNSIKAIQVVSRLALDFEVGINDIFQYPTIRALGDNIKYSKDRLKQFVFALREAAASGENGVSSVVWKMRESLKEYRKKNQGYENIDLSERADYRNILLVGGTGYLGIHILFQLLQNTEYKVYVPVRGTSDGEAMERLWAKLKFHFGLELDGENAWEDRVCVFCGDLTQDCFGLSRERYEDLAGSIDAIINSAANVKHFGHYSEFQAVNVEGNERLIKFAGTGKKKTYNFVSTTSVGSGWIEDQSSIMFTEYDCNVEQSSDNYYVMTKLEAEKEIVRARQQGLDSNVFRVGNLVFDSNSGIFQENISDNAFYSLVKSMITLGRLPAIQDKTMNFSFVDEVAKAVVLLFDRKNLINETYHLFNSHQVSMISFAKLLKQADINVKSMPVEDFTEYMFEKYDEPETEQEIARILVHSNVFFEGASKTLFMTMNKKTDGILQALGFEWSRLDGQKVKLMMDHVKKVGFM, from the coding sequence GTGGACGGATCGGACCGGATGTTGCAGTTTGCCAGCAGCTCGTTTGACGCCTCGGTCTGGGAAATGTTCACGATTTTGCTGGGAGGCGGAACGCTGTATCTGGTTTCGCGGGATATTATTAATAATCTTAACGAATTTGCACGCTTCATGAGCGAAAACCAAATTACGATTGCGCTGCTTCCGCCTACTTATCTGGCAGGGATTGAGCCGGACAGGCTGCCGACGCTGAAAAAACTGGTGACAGGCGGATCAGCGATTACCAAAGAGCTGGTCACGCGGTGGAAAGACAGGGTGGAATATATGAACGCCTATGGTCCGAGCGAATCGAGCGTAATTGCAACCACGTGGACGTACCGGGAAGAGGATATGGGGTATCCGTCGGTACCGATTGGTAAACCAATTGCCAATACTCGAATTTACATTATGGATACACATCAAAAGCTGTTGCCGCTGGGAGCAGCCGGGGAAATGTGCATTGCGGGAGACGGATTGGCCAGGGGGTATCTGCATCGGCCGGAGCTCACGGCGGAGAAGTTTGTGGTGAACCCTTACGAAGCTGGAGAGAAGCTGTACCGGACAGGTGATCTGGTGCGCTGGCTGCCGGACGGGACTATCGAATTTTTGGGAAGAATCGATGATCAGGTGAAGATACGGGGCTTCCGCATCGAGCTGGGGGAAATCGAAGCACAGTTGCAAAAGCATCCGCTGGTTCGGGAAGTGGCGGTGATCGCCAGGGAAGACAAGCAAGGCGAGAAGTATCTGGCGGCGTATTTTACAGCAGAGGGCGAACCGGGAGCTGATGAGCTACGGGAACAGCTTATGCAGGAGCTGCCGGATTATATGGTGCCGTCCAGCTTTATGCAGCTGGATGACATGCCGATGACTCCGAGCGGAAAAATTGACCGGAAAGCATTACCCGAGCCTGAATGGCAGGGAAGCGACCACACAGTCAGCAGCCCAAGAAATGACGTTGATTTGAAAATCCAGAAGGTATGGCAGGAGATTCTCGGCATGGAGTCGATCGGAATTGATGAACATTTCTTTAGACTGGGCGGCAATTCGATCAAGGCGATTCAGGTGGTTTCGAGGCTGGCGCTGGATTTTGAGGTGGGCATTAACGACATCTTTCAATATCCGACGATTCGAGCCTTGGGGGATAACATTAAGTACTCCAAAGACAGATTAAAACAATTCGTGTTCGCCTTACGGGAAGCGGCAGCTTCCGGGGAAAACGGCGTATCTAGTGTTGTCTGGAAAATGCGCGAGAGTCTGAAAGAATACCGGAAGAAAAATCAGGGTTATGAAAACATCGATCTTTCTGAACGGGCTGACTACCGTAATATTCTGCTGGTAGGAGGAACGGGGTATCTGGGAATCCATATCTTGTTTCAACTGTTGCAAAATACAGAATATAAGGTGTATGTACCTGTTCGGGGAACGAGTGACGGTGAGGCGATGGAAAGACTGTGGGCGAAGCTGAAGTTCCATTTTGGCCTTGAGCTTGATGGGGAGAATGCCTGGGAAGACAGAGTGTGCGTGTTTTGTGGAGATTTAACCCAGGACTGCTTTGGGCTGAGCCGGGAGCGCTATGAGGATTTGGCCGGAAGCATTGATGCGATCATTAACTCGGCGGCAAATGTGAAGCATTTTGGGCATTACTCGGAATTTCAGGCGGTCAATGTGGAAGGGAACGAAAGACTGATCAAATTTGCTGGTACAGGGAAGAAAAAGACCTACAATTTCGTTTCCACCACCAGCGTAGGTAGCGGCTGGATAGAAGACCAGAGCAGCATCATGTTCACTGAATATGATTGCAATGTCGAACAAAGCTCTGATAACTATTATGTTATGACGAAGCTCGAAGCTGAGAAAGAGATTGTAAGGGCAAGGCAACAAGGTCTTGATTCCAATGTGTTCAGGGTCGGGAACCTCGTGTTTGATTCCAATTCGGGGATCTTCCAGGAAAATATTTCGGATAATGCATTTTATTCGTTGGTGAAGTCGATGATCACACTTGGCCGATTACCCGCAATTCAAGATAAAACCATGAACTTCTCCTTTGTGGATGAGGTGGCCAAGGCAGTTGTACTCCTGTTCGACCGGAAAAATCTAATCAATGAAACCTATCATCTGTTTAACAGCCATCAGGTTAGTATGATATCTTTTGCCAAGCTTTTAAAGCAGGCGGATATAAATGTAAAGTCGATGCCAGTGGAGGATTTTACCGAATACATGTTTGAAAAATACGATGAACCAGAGACAGAGCAGGAGATTGCACGGATTCTTGTTCATTCCAACGTCTTCTTTGAGGGAGCAAGCAAAACGTTGTTCATGACGATGAACAAGAAGACTGACGGTATTTTGCAGGCGCTGGGGTTTGAGTGGTCCAGGCTGGACGGTCAAAAAGTGAAGCTGATGATGGATCATGTCAAAAAAGTAGGGTTTATGTAA
- a CDS encoding phosphonate ABC transporter ATP-binding protein: protein MIRIQKLTKQVGPERTPLLRGIDAEIHPGELIAVVGPSGSGKTTLLRCLALQEPWDEGSLIVDGQDVLKSGWTNKMKIKREWAYLEQNPHLNMNRTALKNVLIGRSGQTPLWRMVTGMVRSDDYMGAMDVLEDLGLLDKAHDKCDKLSGGERQRVATARALVHGAKVILADEPVNGLEPTSAAHVMDTFRKLCSDERVTVITVLPLEMAERFASRIWGLNDGELVFDIQGRRLTQVEKNKL from the coding sequence ATGATTAGAATACAGAAGCTGACCAAGCAAGTGGGGCCTGAACGGACCCCATTACTTCGGGGGATTGATGCTGAAATTCACCCGGGCGAACTGATTGCCGTAGTGGGACCGAGCGGAAGCGGCAAAACGACGCTGCTGCGCTGCCTTGCTTTGCAGGAGCCATGGGATGAAGGCAGTCTGATAGTGGACGGCCAGGATGTGCTGAAATCCGGATGGACGAACAAAATGAAAATAAAGCGGGAATGGGCATATCTGGAGCAAAATCCGCATTTAAATATGAATCGGACCGCTCTCAAAAATGTGCTGATCGGCAGATCGGGTCAGACTCCATTATGGAGAATGGTGACCGGGATGGTGCGTTCTGACGATTATATGGGAGCAATGGACGTATTGGAGGATCTGGGTCTGCTGGATAAGGCGCATGACAAATGCGACAAGCTTAGCGGCGGTGAGCGGCAACGGGTAGCGACTGCGCGTGCGCTCGTTCATGGGGCCAAGGTCATTTTGGCTGATGAGCCTGTAAATGGACTTGAACCGACTTCAGCAGCTCATGTGATGGATACCTTCCGCAAGCTTTGCTCTGACGAACGGGTGACGGTAATCACCGTGCTGCCGTTGGAGATGGCTGAACGTTTTGCTTCCCGTATATGGGGATTGAACGACGGCGAACTCGTATTTGATATTCAGGGCAGACGACTGACACAGGTGGAAAAGAACAAATTGTGA
- a CDS encoding HAD family hydrolase, whose amino-acid sequence MSYPKQHILFDLDDTLVHCNKYFDLILNHFFDLLQEWFAAHDLTKNTIREKQIEIDVAGVHQVGFASEHFPQSLIDTYHFFAEQFGRRTDPREEQELRSLGRSVYEQEIEPYPGMVETLNSLQKAGHSLHLYTGGEQVIQEKKIEQMKLANYFDDRIYIRQHKNVEALEEIIQMNRFDRSITWMIGNSLRTDVSPALAAGIHAVYLKQPKEWVYNMVELQKNVNSVMYTIQKLTEVPRVIHESIQLHQQKKTLG is encoded by the coding sequence ATGTCGTATCCGAAGCAGCACATTTTATTCGATCTTGATGACACTTTGGTCCACTGCAACAAGTATTTCGACCTTATTCTCAACCACTTTTTCGATTTGCTTCAGGAATGGTTTGCAGCCCATGACTTGACGAAAAATACAATTCGTGAAAAACAGATCGAAATTGATGTGGCTGGTGTTCATCAGGTGGGCTTTGCCAGCGAGCATTTTCCACAGTCCTTGATTGATACGTACCACTTTTTCGCGGAGCAATTTGGACGTCGTACAGATCCTCGGGAAGAGCAGGAGCTTCGCTCGCTTGGCCGAAGTGTGTACGAGCAGGAAATTGAACCGTATCCCGGGATGGTCGAAACGTTAAACTCGCTCCAAAAAGCCGGACATTCCCTGCATCTCTACACCGGCGGTGAGCAGGTCATTCAGGAAAAGAAGATTGAACAGATGAAGCTGGCTAACTATTTTGATGATCGCATCTACATTCGCCAGCATAAAAATGTCGAGGCTCTGGAGGAAATTATTCAGATGAACCGCTTTGACCGAAGCATCACCTGGATGATTGGAAACTCCCTGCGCACCGATGTATCTCCCGCCCTTGCGGCAGGCATTCATGCCGTGTATCTCAAGCAGCCCAAAGAATGGGTTTACAATATGGTTGAGCTGCAAAAAAACGTTAACTCCGTGATGTATACGATACAGAAGCTAACAGAAGTACCACGAGTGATACACGAAAGCATTCAATTGCATCAACAAAAAAAGACCCTTGGCTAG
- a CDS encoding condensation domain-containing protein, with amino-acid sequence MANPYEAGEKLYRTGDLVRWLPDGTIEFLGRIDDQVKIRGFRIELGEIEAQLQKHPLVREVAVIAREDKQGEKYLAAYFTAEGEPGADELREQLMQELPDYMVPSSFMQLEDMPMSPSGKIDRKALPEPNLSVDATEEYAAPRDKIEEILAEIWEKVLKVERVGIKDHFLNLGGDSIKAIQIVSKLHDYKLKLQLKDLFDHPVIEQLSAYVQSVEHTAFQGMVTGEIMLTPIQSWFFEQPFAAKHHFNQSVLLHRKQGFDERMLRKVFDRLVEHHDALRIVVREKAGQVVLFNRGMEGALYSLEVKDFTNDDIYDSSVKEEAVQLQSRMDLECGPLLQAGLFKTRDGDYLCVSIHHLVVDGISWRILFEDISTGYRQAEKGEEVTFRGKTDSFLAWSEQLYTYASSGELLQEITYWSALEQNEIKPIPKDHSVHGRTYMDSDQLEIELDEVQTAKLLREVNKAYNTEINDVLLTALGEAIREWTGEDKVLVNLEGHGREEIIQDMDISRTVGWFTAQYPVILDMAGDKDVPSRLKAVKESLRRIPQKGIGYGILKYQTFPRDEEILRFNLRPEISFNYLGQFDEDIDTDIFTISDVLTDETVSPDMQRPYCLDINGRVTDGKLRLSFAYHKHEYEKATLITVAEGFKRNLEQIIEHCASQEYTELTASDVSSSNITTAEVEVVYRAMGDSKPNIADIYTLTPMQSGMLYHFLREQNSHAYFEQAVISLKGEIDRSLFERAFQQVIQRHDILRTAFVYEKVEKPVQVVLKDRPAEMFFEYISFLTEEEKENYLQAYLDKDREKGFDLTREPLIRFALIRMNADSYRFILSFHHIIMDGWCLGIVFKELLEIYSTLHKGSIPQLSTVYPYRQYIQWLEQRDDRETGAYWENYLTEYEQPALLPKIKSGIANPGYIQEEYDFMINREMKASLERMARESGATLSTVIQAVWGILLQRYNNTQDVVFGTVVSGRPAEIQGVEQMVGLFINTIPVRVRVEKEESFSALVAKLQQEAWLSERHHYYPLAEIQSRTAHGGGLVQNLLAFENYPIEEAVKGQGDHGTDLRVLSTKVSEQTNFDFNFIVVPENDLQIKFRYNSLAYDRGFMERVAGQIKMIIREIVRSPKMRIEDIEIVPVEERSTLVRSFNRTEAEYPKDHTIHGLFEERAEQRADHPALVWGEQTLTYRELNEQANQLATVLRERGVKPDDIVAIMAERSMEMVIGILGTLKAGGAYLPIDPNYPEERIHYMLEDSGASILLTHQHLRDKLTYHGAIIDLDDESLKHTELDRANLEPVNKPEDLAYIIYTSGSTGETQRGSWVEHRGNHQPPAILPGTMGCGRIGPDVAVCQQLV; translated from the coding sequence GTGGCGAACCCTTACGAAGCTGGAGAGAAGCTGTACCGGACAGGTGATCTGGTGCGCTGGCTGCCGGACGGGACTATCGAATTTTTGGGAAGAATCGATGATCAGGTGAAAATTCGGGGCTTTCGCATTGAGCTGGGGGAAATCGAAGCACAGTTGCAAAAGCATCCGCTGGTTCGGGAAGTGGCGGTGATCGCCAGGGAAGACAAGCAAGGCGAGAAGTATCTGGCGGCGTATTTTACAGCAGAGGGTGAACCGGGAGCAGATGAGCTGCGGGAACAGCTTATGCAGGAGCTGCCGGATTATATGGTGCCGTCCAGCTTTATGCAGCTGGAAGACATGCCGATGAGTCCGAGTGGAAAAATTGACCGGAAGGCATTGCCCGAGCCTAATCTGAGCGTGGATGCAACAGAGGAATATGCGGCACCGAGAGACAAAATAGAGGAGATATTGGCTGAAATATGGGAAAAAGTCCTGAAAGTCGAACGGGTAGGCATTAAGGATCACTTTCTGAATCTGGGGGGAGATTCTATTAAAGCCATCCAGATCGTGTCCAAGCTTCACGATTATAAGCTAAAGCTGCAACTGAAGGATCTTTTTGACCATCCTGTGATTGAACAATTGAGTGCCTATGTACAATCTGTCGAACATACAGCTTTTCAAGGAATGGTAACAGGGGAAATCATGCTCACCCCCATCCAAAGCTGGTTTTTTGAGCAGCCTTTTGCAGCAAAGCATCACTTCAACCAGTCCGTTCTGTTACATAGGAAACAGGGGTTTGACGAAAGGATGTTAAGAAAAGTGTTCGATCGCTTGGTGGAACACCATGATGCTTTGCGTATTGTAGTGCGTGAGAAGGCTGGACAGGTGGTTCTGTTCAACCGGGGTATGGAAGGCGCGCTATATTCGCTGGAGGTAAAGGATTTTACAAATGATGATATATATGATAGCTCCGTAAAGGAAGAAGCCGTCCAGCTTCAGTCCCGCATGGATTTAGAATGTGGGCCTCTGCTGCAAGCGGGCTTGTTCAAAACTAGAGACGGTGACTATCTGTGCGTAAGTATTCACCACCTGGTGGTTGACGGGATTTCTTGGCGGATTCTTTTTGAGGATATTTCCACAGGATACCGACAGGCGGAGAAGGGAGAAGAAGTCACATTCAGAGGGAAAACGGACTCTTTCCTGGCATGGTCTGAACAACTTTATACGTATGCCAGCAGCGGGGAGCTTCTGCAAGAAATCACATACTGGTCCGCGCTGGAGCAGAATGAAATCAAGCCTATTCCCAAGGATCATTCCGTTCATGGCAGAACATATATGGATAGCGATCAACTCGAAATCGAGCTGGATGAAGTCCAAACCGCCAAGCTGCTTAGAGAAGTGAATAAGGCTTACAATACTGAAATCAACGATGTTCTTTTGACGGCATTGGGAGAGGCTATTCGGGAATGGACAGGAGAAGACAAGGTGCTTGTTAACCTGGAAGGGCACGGACGCGAAGAAATCATTCAGGATATGGATATCAGCAGAACCGTAGGCTGGTTTACCGCCCAATACCCTGTGATTTTGGATATGGCAGGCGATAAGGACGTGCCTTCCCGGCTTAAAGCTGTCAAAGAAAGCCTCCGGCGCATTCCGCAAAAAGGCATCGGCTACGGTATTTTAAAATACCAGACGTTCCCTCGGGACGAGGAAATCTTAAGGTTTAATTTGCGGCCTGAGATCAGCTTCAACTACCTGGGGCAGTTTGACGAGGATATCGATACCGACATATTTACCATCTCCGATGTTCTTACTGATGAGACGGTTTCACCCGACATGCAAAGACCTTACTGCTTGGACATTAACGGAAGGGTGACTGATGGAAAGCTGCGGCTGAGTTTCGCCTATCACAAGCACGAATATGAAAAGGCCACGCTGATTACAGTGGCGGAAGGCTTTAAGCGCAATCTGGAGCAAATTATCGAGCATTGTGCATCACAGGAATATACGGAACTGACAGCCAGTGATGTAAGTTCCAGCAACATTACGACGGCGGAGGTAGAAGTGGTATACCGCGCGATGGGGGACTCTAAGCCCAATATCGCGGATATTTATACACTGACCCCTATGCAGTCGGGAATGCTCTACCACTTCCTCAGGGAGCAAAACTCGCACGCGTATTTTGAACAAGCCGTGATCAGCCTGAAGGGCGAAATCGATAGAAGCTTGTTTGAGCGTGCTTTCCAGCAGGTGATTCAAAGACATGATATTTTGCGGACCGCCTTTGTTTATGAAAAGGTGGAAAAACCGGTTCAGGTCGTTTTAAAGGACAGGCCTGCTGAAATGTTTTTCGAGTATATTTCCTTCTTAACAGAGGAAGAGAAAGAAAACTATCTCCAAGCCTATTTGGACAAGGATAGAGAAAAGGGCTTTGACCTCACCCGGGAGCCGCTGATCAGATTTGCCTTGATTAGAATGAATGCCGACAGCTATCGCTTCATTTTGAGTTTTCATCATATCATCATGGATGGATGGTGTCTTGGCATTGTATTTAAAGAGCTGCTGGAAATTTACAGTACGCTTCATAAAGGAAGCATACCGCAATTAAGCACGGTGTATCCTTATCGTCAATATATCCAGTGGCTGGAACAAAGGGATGACCGGGAGACGGGAGCTTATTGGGAAAATTATCTGACAGAGTACGAACAGCCAGCGCTGTTGCCTAAAATCAAAAGTGGTATAGCTAATCCGGGATATATTCAGGAAGAATACGATTTTATGATAAATAGGGAAATGAAGGCGAGTTTGGAGAGAATGGCAAGAGAAAGCGGCGCCACGTTAAGTACGGTGATACAGGCCGTATGGGGAATCCTGCTGCAACGGTACAACAATACCCAGGATGTGGTGTTCGGAACGGTTGTCTCGGGAAGACCGGCAGAAATTCAAGGCGTTGAACAGATGGTAGGGCTGTTTATCAATACGATTCCTGTCAGAGTCCGGGTAGAAAAGGAAGAAAGTTTCTCGGCCCTGGTTGCCAAACTGCAGCAGGAGGCATGGCTATCTGAGCGGCATCACTATTATCCGCTGGCGGAAATTCAGTCTAGGACCGCCCATGGAGGCGGATTGGTGCAAAACCTGCTGGCCTTTGAAAACTATCCGATAGAGGAAGCTGTCAAAGGACAGGGCGACCACGGAACAGATTTGAGGGTACTGTCCACGAAGGTCTCCGAACAGACAAATTTTGATTTTAATTTCATTGTTGTGCCTGAGAACGATTTGCAGATCAAATTCCGCTACAATAGCTTGGCCTATGACAGAGGCTTTATGGAGCGGGTAGCCGGGCAGATTAAAATGATTATCCGTGAAATCGTCCGTTCTCCAAAGATGAGGATCGAAGATATCGAAATCGTGCCAGTGGAAGAAAGGAGTACGCTAGTTCGTAGTTTTAACCGCACGGAGGCAGAATATCCGAAGGATCACACGATCCACGGACTGTTTGAGGAACGAGCGGAGCAAAGAGCAGATCACCCGGCTTTGGTCTGGGGAGAGCAAACGCTGACCTACCGGGAGCTGAACGAGCAGGCGAATCAGCTGGCTACAGTCTTGAGAGAGCGGGGAGTGAAGCCGGATGATATCGTCGCCATCATGGCGGAGCGTTCCATGGAAATGGTCATAGGCATTCTGGGAACACTCAAAGCGGGCGGAGCCTATTTGCCGATAGATCCGAATTATCCGGAGGAACGGATTCACTATATGCTGGAGGACAGCGGCGCGTCCATTCTACTGACGCATCAGCATCTCCGGGACAAGCTCACTTATCACGGGGCGATTATCGATTTGGATGACGAAAGTCTGAAGCATACAGAGCTGGACCGTGCCAATCTGGAGCCTGTTAACAAGCCGGAGGATTTGGCCTATATCATTTATACCTCGGGATCTACGGGGGAAACCCAAAGGGGGTCATGGGTAGAACATCGGGGGAATCATCAACCTCCGGCAATTCTTCCAGGAACAATGGGATGTGGACGGATCGGACCGGATGTTGCAGTTTGCCAGCAGCTCGTTTGA